In Bacteroidia bacterium, a genomic segment contains:
- a CDS encoding amidohydrolase/deacetylase family metallohydrolase has translation MKTRYHWLPGIIVCLFPVWIFAQPADILLKGGHVFDPKNGIDAVMDVAISDGKIQRVASDIPEAGAKKVIDVSGFWVSPGLIDIHTHVFVGSKSGQFADGVNSLSPDDFTLRSGVTTVVDAGTSGWRNFAQFKAQVIDQSKTRILAFLNIAGSGMSGNPTQQDVEDMDAAKTAASIREYPEVIAGVKIGHYEGPEWTPFDRAVEAGQLAGVPVFVECHLPQYSLEDQLARMRPGDMITHSYEKVSERMSVIDDNGQVRPFVMEAKNRGVLFDLGHGGAGFWFSEAIPALQQGLWPNSFGTDMHRFSVNAGMKDLLNVMSKYLAMGMPLEDVLIRGSWYPAKALKREDLGNLSEGSVADIAVLALRKGKFGFTDAGGNRITGKRKLEAELTIRAGKIVWDLNGISAREFKK, from the coding sequence ATGAAAACCAGGTATCATTGGTTGCCGGGGATCATTGTGTGTCTGTTTCCCGTGTGGATTTTTGCTCAACCTGCCGATATCCTTTTGAAAGGCGGGCACGTCTTTGATCCCAAAAACGGGATAGATGCTGTGATGGATGTGGCCATATCCGATGGGAAAATCCAACGGGTGGCATCGGATATCCCGGAAGCCGGTGCAAAAAAGGTGATAGATGTTTCGGGTTTTTGGGTAAGTCCCGGGTTAATCGACATCCACACCCATGTATTTGTAGGCAGTAAATCCGGCCAGTTTGCCGATGGGGTAAACAGTCTGTCTCCCGATGACTTTACGCTGCGCTCGGGGGTTACTACGGTCGTGGATGCCGGTACCTCAGGCTGGCGCAATTTTGCGCAGTTTAAGGCTCAGGTTATCGACCAGTCCAAAACGCGCATCCTCGCGTTTCTGAATATCGCAGGCTCCGGCATGAGTGGCAATCCTACCCAACAGGATGTCGAAGATATGGATGCGGCCAAAACTGCTGCTTCCATTCGGGAATACCCTGAAGTGATTGCCGGCGTCAAAATCGGTCATTATGAAGGGCCTGAATGGACTCCGTTTGACCGGGCTGTTGAAGCAGGACAATTGGCCGGTGTACCTGTTTTTGTGGAGTGCCATCTTCCACAGTATTCACTGGAAGATCAACTGGCGAGAATGCGCCCCGGCGACATGATTACCCATTCCTATGAAAAGGTCTCTGAACGGATGTCAGTCATTGATGATAATGGTCAGGTGCGTCCGTTTGTCATGGAAGCAAAAAACCGGGGGGTGTTATTTGACCTTGGCCATGGTGGCGCCGGCTTCTGGTTTAGTGAGGCAATCCCTGCGCTGCAACAAGGGCTCTGGCCCAATTCTTTTGGCACCGATATGCACCGGTTTAGCGTCAACGCCGGGATGAAAGACCTGCTGAATGTTATGTCCAAATATCTGGCCATGGGCATGCCGCTGGAGGACGTGTTGATTCGTGGCTCCTGGTACCCGGCAAAAGCCCTGAAAAGAGAAGATTTGGGCAATTTGAGTGAAGGTTCTGTGGCAGATATTGCTGTATTGGCGCTGAGGAAAGGGAAATTTGGCTTTACTGACGCTGGCGGCAACCGGATCACCGGAAAGCGAAAGCTGGAAGCAGAACTGACCATCCGGGCCGGGAAAATTGTCTGGGATCTGAATGGAATCTCTGCCCGGGAATTTAAAAAATAG